The Candidatus Sericytochromatia bacterium genome contains a region encoding:
- a CDS encoding helix-turn-helix transcriptional regulator — protein sequence METFGSYIRRARLARGWSLDEAARRIGISKSRLRELESGVSLKSGKPTHPTAGNVAAVARGMGIDQDHLAGMAGLGFRIVPADMAESALLARFRALAPDVRPVALRVLEALIEAPPIQAQAAEAPQPPYGQR from the coding sequence ATGGAGACGTTCGGCAGCTACATCCGCCGTGCCAGACTGGCACGTGGCTGGTCGCTAGACGAAGCCGCCCGCAGGATCGGCATCTCCAAGTCCAGGCTGCGCGAGCTGGAGTCGGGCGTCAGTCTGAAAAGCGGCAAGCCCACCCATCCGACAGCCGGCAATGTGGCAGCCGTTGCGCGCGGAATGGGGATCGACCAGGATCACCTGGCGGGCATGGCCGGCCTGGGCTTTCGGATCGTCCCGGCAGATATGGCTGAATCCGCCTTGCTGGCGCGGTTCCGGGCGCTAGCGCCGGACGTTCGCCCGGTGGCCCTGCGCGTCCTGGAGGCGCTGATCGAGGCGCCTCCCATCCAGGCGCAGGCCGCCGAGGCGCCGCAGCCGCCCTACGGCCAACGCTGA
- a CDS encoding HNH endonuclease, translating into MTYPDGMTIEWDDEPDMQMCRVCREEKFLTDFQADGKGGRRPECRTCCNLQRVTWAHSTPERHARALKLRKDYVERRKAAEGAHTEAEWQSRVAQYGGRCAYCGRADRALVREHVVPLIAGGTDDIANIVPACQPCNARKYSRTDMVPMAPP; encoded by the coding sequence GTGACTTATCCTGACGGCATGACGATCGAGTGGGATGATGAGCCGGACATGCAAATGTGCCGGGTCTGCCGCGAGGAAAAGTTCCTGACGGACTTTCAGGCCGACGGCAAGGGAGGGCGCCGCCCCGAGTGTCGCACCTGCTGCAACCTCCAACGCGTGACCTGGGCGCACTCGACGCCCGAGCGCCATGCGCGGGCCCTGAAGCTTCGCAAAGACTACGTCGAACGTCGCAAGGCGGCCGAGGGCGCTCACACCGAGGCCGAGTGGCAAAGCCGTGTCGCGCAATACGGGGGCCGCTGCGCCTACTGCGGGCGGGCGGACCGGGCACTCGTGCGCGAGCACGTCGTGCCCCTGATTGCCGGCGGGACCGACGACATCGCGAATATCGTCCCCGCCTGCCAGCCTTGCAACGCGCGAAAATACAGCCGGACAGACATGGTGCCGATGGCCCCCCCCTGA
- a CDS encoding M3 family oligoendopeptidase — MCPVASLRAPLPLSQEEVRARFLALEDQLPSSQAPVGDWEAWYWQWNEAKLQLQGEASRRYFRECQDTRDEAAKEAWRALREEILPIAEEINGRLRKAFLGAECRAELESSLGGALFQRLSLEDAGFTPENIPLGVQEQGLVAQYDQLLGGAQLPLETGSVTLVKAQSLLAAEEPEQRQAAWRGIGQFFDEHGASIHGILDGLVQLRHQQARNLGEDDFLALGYRRMGRTEYGPAEVARFREAIRDHVVPLTRQLRAVQARDLGLNGPCVPGADMMYFPNATLGDQAAPVEEQIARADALFGRLHPQFLAHWRRMTEEGLIDLENRPGKKPGAFAMSLDDERRAVIFCNSTGRDADISTLTHEMGHAVQAWESMWVRSLELRTPTMDAAEVHSFGMEYLALHEIESFFAPADAARFRRMRLMTTLVRLPYMAAVDAFQHALYERPGMTPAEREAVWADLWDTFMAGIDVQDCPAQRQYRWMRQAHIFASPFYYIDYALAEVAALQIWQRAQHDRAGATDAYLTICRLGGTTSLLGMLEAGGLRSPFDPSVLPELIGAIAREVGLNDA, encoded by the coding sequence ATGTGCCCAGTTGCCAGCCTGCGAGCCCCCCTTCCATTGAGCCAGGAGGAGGTGCGCGCGCGCTTTCTGGCCTTGGAAGACCAGCTGCCGTCGAGCCAGGCCCCGGTGGGGGACTGGGAGGCCTGGTACTGGCAATGGAACGAAGCCAAGCTCCAGTTACAGGGCGAGGCGAGTCGACGCTATTTCCGGGAATGTCAGGACACTCGCGACGAAGCAGCCAAGGAAGCGTGGCGTGCCCTGCGCGAGGAGATCCTGCCGATCGCCGAAGAGATCAACGGCCGCCTGCGCAAGGCGTTTCTCGGGGCTGAATGTCGCGCTGAACTGGAATCGTCGCTGGGGGGCGCGCTGTTCCAGCGTCTGAGTCTGGAAGATGCGGGCTTCACGCCCGAGAACATCCCGCTCGGCGTGCAGGAACAAGGCCTGGTGGCGCAGTACGATCAGCTGCTGGGCGGGGCGCAACTTCCCCTGGAGACGGGCAGCGTGACGCTGGTGAAGGCCCAGTCCTTGCTGGCGGCTGAAGAGCCTGAGCAGCGGCAGGCCGCCTGGCGCGGGATCGGACAGTTCTTCGATGAGCACGGTGCCAGCATCCACGGCATTCTTGACGGCCTGGTGCAGCTGCGGCATCAACAGGCCCGCAATCTGGGAGAAGACGACTTTCTCGCCCTGGGCTACCGTCGCATGGGGCGCACCGAATACGGTCCCGCCGAAGTGGCCCGGTTCCGCGAGGCCATCCGGGATCACGTGGTGCCGTTGACCCGGCAATTGAGGGCGGTGCAGGCCAGAGACTTGGGGCTGAACGGGCCCTGCGTGCCGGGTGCTGACATGATGTACTTTCCAAACGCCACGCTGGGCGACCAGGCTGCCCCCGTGGAGGAACAAATTGCGCGTGCCGACGCATTGTTTGGTCGACTCCACCCGCAATTTCTGGCCCACTGGCGCCGCATGACGGAGGAGGGTCTGATCGATCTGGAAAATCGTCCCGGCAAGAAACCGGGGGCGTTCGCCATGAGTCTGGATGACGAGCGTCGGGCGGTGATCTTCTGCAACAGCACCGGCCGTGATGCGGACATCTCCACCCTGACGCACGAAATGGGCCACGCCGTGCAGGCCTGGGAAAGCATGTGGGTGCGTTCTCTGGAACTGCGGACGCCTACCATGGATGCCGCTGAAGTGCACAGCTTCGGCATGGAGTATCTGGCCCTGCATGAAATCGAGAGCTTCTTCGCGCCAGCGGACGCGGCCAGGTTCCGTCGGATGCGCCTGATGACCACGCTGGTGCGCCTCCCCTACATGGCCGCCGTCGACGCCTTCCAACACGCGCTGTACGAGCGCCCTGGCATGACCCCAGCGGAACGTGAGGCCGTCTGGGCTGACCTGTGGGACACCTTCATGGCCGGCATCGATGTCCAGGACTGCCCGGCGCAGCGCCAGTACCGCTGGATGAGGCAAGCGCACATCTTCGCCTCGCCCTTCTACTATATCGACTACGCCCTCGCGGAGGTTGCCGCACTCCAGATCTGGCAACGCGCCCAACACGACCGGGCAGGGGCCACCGACGCGTATCTGACCATCTGCCGACTCGGTGGGACGACGTCCTTGCTGGGAATGCTGGAGGCTGGCGGACTGCGCTCCCCCTTCGACCCGAGCGTGCTGCCGGAACTGATCGGGGCGATCGCCCGGGAAGTGGGTCTCAACGACGCCTGA
- a CDS encoding endonuclease: MPQVVRRFSSGLPARAMMRGMTLAATLLFALSACGGPRPGAELLPRSTGVQAQVADPYAGCESLRGMALMRALSSLVRARHVVLGYDRARDVMFATLDDIGGRDTVVDVYCGRTGKGVRDRVSAFHRGLNAEHTWPQSLGAQAEPARSDLHHLFPADADTNSQRNRHRLGVPEQVTETLPNYLGDALNSRVGTLADGTVVFEPRDDHKGDAARAMLYFYVRYGFGARLTDGVKLDNFRGEFATLWRWHFIDPVSPKEKARNEAIARLQGNRNPFIDHPEYVQRIGHFLSPGRQLEAGLAFPGAPQP; the protein is encoded by the coding sequence GTGCCTCAGGTGGTTCGTCGTTTTTCCTCTGGGCTGCCCGCTCGCGCGATGATGCGCGGGATGACGCTGGCGGCGACCTTGCTGTTCGCGCTGTCGGCCTGTGGGGGCCCGCGGCCTGGCGCGGAGCTGCTGCCGCGCTCCACCGGCGTGCAGGCGCAGGTCGCAGACCCCTATGCGGGGTGCGAGTCTTTGCGGGGCATGGCGCTGATGCGCGCGCTGTCGAGTCTGGTTCGCGCTCGCCACGTGGTGCTGGGGTATGACCGCGCCCGCGATGTCATGTTCGCGACGCTGGATGACATCGGTGGGCGCGACACCGTGGTGGACGTCTATTGTGGTCGCACGGGCAAGGGAGTGCGCGACCGCGTGTCGGCCTTTCACCGGGGCTTGAATGCCGAGCACACCTGGCCGCAAAGCCTGGGGGCACAGGCTGAGCCTGCTCGCAGCGATCTTCACCATCTGTTTCCTGCCGACGCCGACACGAACTCTCAGCGTAACCGCCACCGTCTGGGCGTGCCGGAACAGGTGACCGAGACCTTGCCGAATTACCTGGGCGACGCGCTCAACAGCCGGGTGGGGACGCTGGCCGATGGCACGGTCGTGTTCGAACCGCGGGATGACCACAAGGGCGACGCCGCCCGCGCCATGCTGTATTTCTATGTGCGCTACGGGTTCGGCGCGCGTCTGACCGACGGCGTGAAGCTCGACAACTTCCGCGGCGAATTCGCGACGCTCTGGCGCTGGCACTTCATCGATCCTGTCTCGCCCAAGGAAAAGGCGCGAAACGAGGCGATCGCCCGCTTGCAGGGCAACCGCAACCCGTTCATCGATCACCCGGAATACGTCCAGCGAATCGGACACTTCCTGTCTCCGGGACGTCAGCTGGAAGCAGGGCTGGCCTTCCCTGGGGCACCGCAGCCCTGA
- a CDS encoding alpha/beta hydrolase-fold protein produces MPIKKEVHHWYSHRIGGNMPIAVYGHYGFPLLMFPTAAADFEEYERFHLISVMRPWIEAGKVKVYSIDSVNSHTWMNTRIHPAERARKHEFYDAYVCKEVVPFIWNHQGHRGGIITTGASMGAYHAMNFLLRHPDLFDGTIAMSGAYDLSPWTDGYMDEAVYFNSPMAYMPNLHDPWYIEQLRAKKHIHILTGQGAYEAPGQSARMARDLWAKGIPANLDMWGHDMRHDWPTWRAMMPLYLEHAF; encoded by the coding sequence ATGCCCATCAAAAAGGAAGTCCACCATTGGTACAGCCACCGCATCGGTGGCAACATGCCGATTGCCGTCTACGGCCACTACGGCTTTCCGCTCCTGATGTTCCCCACGGCTGCCGCCGACTTCGAGGAATACGAGCGCTTTCACCTGATCTCCGTCATGCGGCCATGGATCGAGGCGGGCAAGGTCAAGGTCTACTCGATCGACAGCGTCAACTCGCACACCTGGATGAACACGCGGATTCATCCGGCCGAGCGGGCCCGCAAGCATGAGTTCTATGATGCCTACGTCTGCAAGGAAGTCGTTCCCTTCATCTGGAACCATCAGGGCCACCGGGGCGGCATCATCACCACCGGCGCCAGCATGGGTGCCTACCACGCGATGAACTTCCTGCTCCGTCACCCGGACCTGTTCGACGGCACCATCGCCATGAGCGGTGCTTACGACCTGAGCCCCTGGACCGACGGCTACATGGACGAGGCGGTCTACTTCAACTCGCCGATGGCCTACATGCCGAACCTGCACGATCCCTGGTACATCGAGCAGCTGCGCGCCAAGAAGCACATCCACATCCTGACGGGCCAGGGGGCCTACGAAGCGCCCGGTCAGTCCGCCCGCATGGCGCGCGACCTGTGGGCCAAGGGCATCCCCGCCAACCTCGATATGTGGGGTCACGACATGCGCCACGACTGGCCGACCTGGCGCGCCATGATGCCGCTCTACCTCGAGCACGCGTTCTGA
- a CDS encoding NifU family protein: MKVLNFEPTPNPHAMKFNVDGRLIEGGSRSFDTPSAADGDRLATSLFALGRVHSVFYMPGFVTVNKSPEADWGSLAPAIARVIETTAEGLAPSAAARGAATGDALLDRIHEVIDAQIRPALAGDGGGLDVVSFDELTLTIRYQGACGSCPSSVSGTLMAIQNLLQAEVDERLTVVAA; the protein is encoded by the coding sequence ATGAAAGTTTTGAATTTCGAACCCACCCCGAACCCCCACGCGATGAAGTTCAACGTGGATGGTCGCCTGATCGAGGGCGGTTCGCGCAGCTTTGACACCCCCAGCGCGGCGGACGGCGATCGCCTGGCCACCTCCCTGTTCGCCCTTGGCCGGGTTCACTCCGTGTTCTACATGCCGGGCTTCGTCACGGTCAACAAGTCGCCTGAAGCCGACTGGGGCTCGCTGGCCCCGGCGATCGCCCGCGTGATCGAGACAACGGCCGAAGGCCTCGCTCCCAGCGCGGCGGCCCGCGGCGCCGCCACGGGCGATGCCTTGCTGGACCGCATCCACGAGGTCATCGACGCCCAGATTCGCCCGGCCCTGGCGGGTGATGGCGGCGGGCTCGACGTGGTCAGCTTCGACGAGCTGACCCTCACGATTCGCTACCAGGGGGCTTGCGGCTCCTGTCCCAGTTCGGTTTCCGGCACCTTGATGGCCATCCAGAATCTGCTGCAGGCCGAGGTGGACGAGCGGCTGACGGTCGTGGCTGCCTGA
- a CDS encoding ATP-grasp domain-containing protein yields MSEQKPLNILCIAGSLLGRPFMYEAKKLGHNIYVLTGEKVLKEPWPREIISDIFAVPNLFDEKVVRNAISYIARDIKFDRIVPMGDWEMEVAAFLREHFRSPGMGETTMRYFRDKLAMRMKAKEDGVPVPEFTSLFNWREIHEYLDRVPAPWIIKPRQEAASMGITKINTREELWPVLDKLGDKMSLTLLEKYTPGDVYHVDSVVQEHEVVYASCSRYGTPMLDLNKTGGMFTTRQLKRGSEDETALQAINRDVIKTLNLKRGVTHIEYIKSREDGKFYFLEAGARVGAARIPDVIFHGQDICLWWEWARIEIAQGPAKLDTPSDGYAGAIITLANRENPDLSAYTDPEICYRQARKWHAGLIVKSPSQERVEELLTQYAQRFARDFTVHVPLNA; encoded by the coding sequence TTGTCCGAACAGAAGCCCCTGAACATCCTCTGCATCGCCGGATCGCTGCTGGGCCGGCCGTTCATGTACGAAGCCAAGAAGCTCGGCCACAACATCTACGTCCTGACGGGCGAGAAGGTCCTGAAGGAGCCCTGGCCGCGTGAGATCATCAGCGACATCTTCGCGGTGCCCAATTTGTTCGATGAGAAGGTCGTTCGCAACGCCATCAGCTACATCGCGCGCGACATCAAATTTGATCGGATTGTGCCGATGGGCGACTGGGAGATGGAAGTGGCCGCCTTCCTGCGCGAGCATTTCCGCTCGCCGGGCATGGGCGAAACCACCATGCGCTACTTCCGTGACAAGCTCGCCATGCGGATGAAGGCCAAGGAAGACGGCGTGCCGGTGCCTGAATTCACCTCGCTGTTCAACTGGCGGGAAATTCACGAGTACCTCGACCGCGTGCCGGCGCCCTGGATCATCAAGCCGCGCCAGGAAGCCGCCTCGATGGGCATCACCAAGATCAACACGCGCGAGGAGCTCTGGCCCGTCCTCGACAAGCTCGGCGACAAGATGTCGCTGACCTTGCTGGAGAAATACACCCCCGGTGACGTCTACCATGTCGATTCGGTCGTTCAGGAACATGAGGTCGTCTACGCCTCCTGCTCGCGCTACGGTACGCCGATGCTCGACCTCAACAAGACCGGCGGGATGTTCACGACGCGTCAGCTCAAGCGCGGCTCCGAAGATGAAACCGCGCTGCAAGCCATCAACCGCGACGTGATCAAGACGCTCAACCTGAAGCGCGGTGTGACCCACATCGAGTACATCAAGAGCCGCGAGGACGGCAAGTTCTACTTCCTGGAAGCCGGCGCGCGCGTGGGGGCGGCTCGTATTCCAGACGTGATCTTCCACGGTCAGGACATCTGCCTGTGGTGGGAATGGGCCCGCATCGAAATCGCCCAGGGGCCGGCCAAGCTCGACACGCCGAGCGACGGCTACGCCGGGGCGATCATCACGCTGGCCAACCGGGAAAATCCGGACCTGAGCGCCTACACCGACCCGGAAATCTGCTACCGCCAGGCCCGCAAGTGGCACGCGGGGCTGATCGTGAAGTCGCCCAGCCAGGAACGGGTGGAGGAACTGCTCACGCAGTACGCCCAACGCTTCGCGCGTGACTTCACGGTGCACGTGCCGCTCAACGCCTGA
- a CDS encoding IMP dehydrogenase, with protein sequence MGVKFIEQTGLTFDDVLIVPKRSSVFSRAEVSLKTRLVGDLTLELPIVSANMDTVTELAMAQALRARGGLGIIHRFIPDPQRHADMVAHAPAPRILALGVKLSDLDKIPLVAELDGVLIDVAHGHHDRVMEMIATIRERHPRLWVIAGNVATAEAAWDLLEAGAHALKVGVGPGAVCTTRIVTGCGYPQLTAILKCRAAINRWWDVERRKARPRVATAPTLIADGGIRNSGDIVKALVAGADSVMIGSLFAGTDEAPGEVVTEHGKAFKVYRGMASSGAMQVVGADRTPEGISTLIPYKGPVAPLLRQLEGGIRSGLSYCNSGSIADLHDQTIEMVRISPASMRESQPHALALSPTGAPLDVERA encoded by the coding sequence ATGGGTGTCAAATTCATCGAACAGACCGGTCTGACCTTCGACGATGTCCTGATCGTCCCCAAACGGTCTTCGGTCTTCTCCCGCGCGGAGGTGTCGCTGAAAACGCGCCTGGTGGGCGATCTGACGCTGGAGCTCCCGATCGTCAGCGCCAACATGGACACCGTCACCGAGTTGGCGATGGCGCAAGCCCTGCGCGCGCGCGGCGGCCTGGGAATCATCCACCGCTTCATCCCCGATCCGCAGCGTCACGCCGACATGGTGGCGCACGCCCCTGCCCCGCGCATTCTGGCCCTGGGCGTGAAGCTTTCCGACCTCGACAAGATTCCGCTGGTGGCCGAACTCGATGGGGTGCTGATCGACGTGGCACACGGTCATCACGATCGGGTCATGGAGATGATTGCCACCATTCGCGAACGCCATCCCCGGCTGTGGGTGATCGCGGGCAACGTCGCCACCGCCGAGGCGGCCTGGGACCTGCTGGAGGCGGGGGCACACGCACTCAAGGTCGGAGTCGGGCCGGGCGCCGTCTGTACGACGCGCATCGTGACGGGCTGCGGCTATCCGCAACTCACGGCGATTCTCAAATGCCGGGCGGCGATCAACCGCTGGTGGGATGTCGAGCGCCGCAAGGCCCGCCCGCGCGTCGCCACCGCCCCGACCCTGATCGCCGACGGCGGCATTCGCAACAGTGGAGACATCGTCAAGGCCCTCGTGGCGGGGGCCGACAGCGTCATGATTGGCAGCCTGTTTGCGGGCACCGATGAGGCCCCCGGCGAGGTGGTGACGGAACACGGCAAGGCGTTCAAGGTGTATCGCGGGATGGCCTCTTCGGGTGCGATGCAGGTGGTGGGGGCAGACCGCACGCCGGAGGGGATCTCGACCCTGATTCCCTACAAGGGACCGGTGGCGCCCCTGCTTCGGCAACTGGAAGGCGGGATTCGTTCGGGCCTGAGTTATTGCAACTCGGGCTCGATCGCGGACCTGCACGACCAGACGATCGAGATGGTCCGTATCTCACCGGCTTCCATGCGGGAAAGCCAGCCCCACGCGCTGGCGCTGTCGCCGACCGGGGCACCGCTCGACGTCGAGCGCGCCTGA
- the crcB gene encoding fluoride efflux transporter CrcB, translating to MPNPAPLPLTLLWLALGGSLGTWARFGLGTLVAQAAIARGWPPILGVPLGTWLVNLAGCLTLGLVAALAVGRPAWVGPEARLVLAVGFCGAFTTFSTFGLETVTLLEQGRWAAASWYVLGSNAGGLAAVAGGLAIGRALSN from the coding sequence ATGCCCAACCCTGCGCCCTTGCCCCTCACCTTGCTCTGGCTGGCCCTCGGTGGCAGCCTGGGGACGTGGGCCCGCTTCGGCCTGGGCACCCTGGTCGCTCAGGCGGCGATCGCCCGTGGCTGGCCACCCATCCTGGGCGTGCCCCTCGGGACCTGGCTGGTCAACCTGGCCGGTTGCCTGACGCTTGGCCTGGTCGCCGCCCTCGCGGTCGGACGCCCTGCCTGGGTGGGCCCCGAGGCCCGACTGGTGCTGGCCGTGGGGTTCTGCGGGGCGTTCACGACCTTCTCCACCTTTGGCCTGGAGACCGTGACCCTGCTGGAGCAGGGCCGCTGGGCGGCGGCAAGCTGGTATGTGCTGGGGTCCAATGCCGGCGGCCTGGCGGCCGTGGCGGGCGGCCTGGCGATCGGACGGGCGCTCTCGAATTGA
- a CDS encoding glycosyltransferase — MPAPSASPAVRSLVAIPLVAFAAIGALGFWFHSYAPLQLSTLLPVVYGLVVFSLGAWFYGRPAEAEAALAIDDSELPLVSVLIPAHNEEAVIANTLEHVLRLDYPRFEVLVIDDHSHDRTSEVVSQFPGVLLVQRRNLPNRGKSEALNAGLEFASGAVICVFDADTEMAPDFLRKAVAPLMNDPTVCGVQAQVRIYNRRENLLAHCQDDEFALFNEILQTGRTRLGLAAALGGNGQLTRRSAVEAVGGWNPGSLTEDLDLTMRLLLAGCGRIYHVTEAVVWQEGVTTMSGLIRQRQRWAEGMLRSYADYVAATVKSPQLTLGMRADAVYVLLSCFFPLMTVLGLMFQLASYVPGAITHALPYHFGDALSFVIIGFSVVWSLTISWKRERRLDVLPGLRYLVYLLHWVPALMVAVRNVLTDRKVVWAKTEHRGHVGAFAPRPSLPSPPVPVRQEA; from the coding sequence ATGCCTGCTCCGAGCGCCTCGCCCGCTGTTCGCTCCCTGGTCGCCATCCCCCTGGTCGCCTTCGCCGCGATCGGTGCGCTGGGGTTCTGGTTTCACAGCTATGCCCCCTTGCAGCTGAGCACCCTGTTACCGGTCGTTTACGGCCTCGTGGTGTTCAGCCTCGGCGCGTGGTTCTATGGACGCCCAGCCGAGGCGGAAGCCGCCCTGGCGATCGACGACAGCGAACTGCCGCTGGTCAGCGTGCTGATTCCGGCCCACAACGAAGAGGCCGTCATCGCCAACACGCTGGAGCACGTGCTGCGTCTCGACTACCCGCGCTTCGAAGTGCTGGTGATCGATGATCACAGCCACGATCGCACCTCGGAAGTGGTCAGCCAGTTTCCAGGGGTGCTGCTGGTACAGCGCAGAAATCTGCCGAATCGCGGCAAGTCCGAGGCGCTCAACGCCGGGCTGGAATTCGCCAGTGGCGCAGTCATCTGCGTTTTTGACGCGGACACCGAGATGGCGCCGGACTTTCTGCGCAAGGCAGTGGCACCGCTGATGAACGACCCGACGGTTTGTGGGGTCCAGGCGCAGGTGCGCATCTACAATCGCCGCGAAAACCTGCTGGCCCATTGCCAGGACGACGAATTCGCCCTGTTCAATGAAATCCTCCAGACCGGCCGCACGCGCCTCGGCCTCGCCGCGGCGCTCGGCGGCAATGGTCAGCTGACCCGTCGCTCGGCGGTGGAAGCGGTGGGGGGCTGGAATCCTGGCTCCCTCACCGAGGACCTGGATCTGACCATGCGCCTGCTGCTGGCGGGCTGTGGCCGGATTTATCACGTCACCGAGGCGGTGGTCTGGCAGGAAGGCGTGACGACGATGTCGGGCTTGATTCGCCAACGGCAACGCTGGGCGGAGGGCATGTTGCGCAGCTATGCCGATTATGTCGCCGCAACCGTGAAAAGCCCTCAGCTGACCCTCGGGATGCGGGCGGACGCGGTCTACGTGCTGCTCTCCTGCTTTTTCCCGCTGATGACCGTGCTGGGGTTGATGTTCCAGCTGGCCTCCTATGTGCCAGGCGCCATCACCCACGCGCTGCCTTACCACTTCGGCGACGCGCTCTCGTTCGTGATCATCGGCTTCTCGGTGGTGTGGTCGCTGACCATCTCCTGGAAACGGGAACGTCGTCTGGATGTGTTGCCTGGTCTGCGGTACCTGGTCTACCTGCTGCACTGGGTGCCGGCCCTGATGGTGGCCGTGCGCAATGTGTTGACGGACCGCAAGGTCGTATGGGCCAAGACCGAGCACCGCGGTCACGTGGGCGCGTTTGCCCCGCGCCCCAGCCTGCCCAGCCCGCCCGTTCCGGTCCGCCAGGAAGCCTGA
- the rnd gene encoding ribonuclease D, translating into MAPVVETFIDTPEALAALCEKLTGHPILAVDTEFIREQSYVPSLELVQVATPDGTVAAVDYRAIGRMPDDPLVALLTDPSILKVLHAADQDLEMLQLLTGVVPGPIWDTQLVTGLFGYSGRLGYQAVVENMLGKKPTKGETLTDWSQRPLTPEQLHYALEDVRFLIPLYEAERRELQGLGREAWALEECERVRCHVERNLQTRADQQTLFYRIKGWSSLDRRGLAVLRELAIWREQEAARRNRPRGSVMRDEYLVEMARRAPNAPHQLRAIRGLHPRDLERHTDALLAVIKRGKAVPPEACPTPDVSGPQLDEAEAALASLLNAVLHVIAAEKLVSATLVGTVADLQRLVEAHRKGQLGSLPMLNGWRGELVGQTLIGILTGELSARWDPRAKHLCLEPVAKA; encoded by the coding sequence ATGGCCCCTGTGGTCGAGACCTTCATCGACACCCCCGAGGCGCTGGCGGCCCTGTGCGAGAAACTCACCGGCCACCCGATTCTGGCCGTCGACACCGAGTTCATCCGAGAGCAGAGCTATGTGCCGAGCTTGGAGCTGGTCCAGGTGGCCACCCCCGATGGCACGGTGGCGGCCGTCGACTATCGCGCCATTGGCCGGATGCCCGACGATCCCTTGGTCGCGCTGTTGACCGATCCGAGCATTCTGAAGGTGCTGCATGCGGCCGATCAGGACCTGGAGATGCTGCAGCTGCTGACCGGGGTGGTGCCGGGGCCGATCTGGGACACGCAACTCGTCACGGGGCTTTTTGGCTATTCCGGTCGGCTGGGCTATCAGGCCGTGGTGGAAAACATGCTCGGTAAGAAGCCCACCAAGGGAGAGACGTTGACGGACTGGTCGCAGCGTCCGCTGACGCCCGAGCAGCTGCATTATGCGCTCGAGGACGTGCGTTTCCTGATCCCTCTCTACGAAGCCGAGCGCCGTGAATTGCAGGGGCTCGGGCGCGAGGCGTGGGCGCTCGAGGAATGTGAGCGGGTTCGTTGCCACGTCGAGCGCAACCTGCAAACCCGGGCAGACCAGCAAACGCTGTTCTACCGCATCAAGGGCTGGAGTTCGCTCGACCGGCGGGGGCTCGCGGTGCTCCGAGAACTGGCGATCTGGCGGGAGCAGGAAGCGGCTCGTCGCAACCGGCCGCGAGGTTCGGTGATGCGGGATGAATACCTGGTCGAGATGGCCCGGCGCGCGCCGAATGCGCCCCATCAGCTGCGGGCCATTCGCGGCCTGCATCCTCGCGATCTCGAGCGCCACACCGACGCCCTGCTGGCCGTCATCAAGCGTGGCAAGGCGGTGCCGCCGGAGGCTTGCCCGACGCCTGACGTGTCAGGGCCTCAGCTCGACGAAGCCGAGGCTGCGCTGGCCTCGCTGCTGAATGCCGTGCTGCACGTGATTGCGGCGGAAAAGCTCGTATCGGCCACCCTGGTCGGCACGGTCGCCGACCTCCAGCGGCTGGTGGAGGCCCATCGCAAGGGACAACTGGGGAGCCTGCCCATGCTCAATGGCTGGCGCGGGGAACTGGTGGGCCAGACCCTGATCGGCATTCTGACGGGTGAGTTGTCGGCCCGCTGGGATCCCCGAGCCAAGCATCTGTGCCTGGAGCCGGTGGCGAAAGCCTAG